CTCCCTGCCATTTTCCCAAAAGCATCCATTAATAAACTTTATTATTACTACCATCATTAATCATTATTATTTATTGATGTCATTTTCGTAACCACCATCATCACTACTATTATTCTTGTTATTGTCATTGTTACTATTTGTCTTTAGAGAAGAGTACAGCAACTTACCTTCTTAGGGGAGGAGTGGACCCCATTTGTACCTATTTGGGCCCCATACTTCCTAAGTTGCTCCCTCACAAACCTCTCGTAGATGAATGAGGCACCCCTGAACTGTGGAAGGACCAACCAAGCAACAAGAACCACCTTTATTTGATACCATATGGGTACCCTTCAGACCACAAAGAAAGGCAAATAATGATATTCAAATATAAGGCCTCAAGCTTTAGCCAAATGAAATCAACATCCTTCAAGGGGATAAAGAAGAGAGTATCATTGGAAATTCTTACCAATATAAGACAGGCTCTGCCACCATCTCCATGAGAGTTAGGAAGGAGTACAAGATCCAATAGGCCAACCACTGCTCGTCGTCGAGCTTTGATGGACTCTCAATTGCCCGAACCGATGCATACCTGATCCAATCAGACAGGTCCAAACAAtgatagaagaagaagaggaagacagtcaaaaaagaaaagaaatgtagATTTACTAATTACAAGGGATACAAGAGCATGATGGTTGGCCTGCATGGGGACAAAAATAGAAATTGTTGTCAAATAGATTTCAGTAGAAAACATTGGTTATATAAAAGAAGGAaaagggagagggaaagagaggagtTGATTTGAGAGCATATACCCTGCAAGGGAGTGGAGATGGGTGAGAAAAGTCCAAAAACTACCCATAATTTGATATCGTTTTGTTCAATTCTGCTGCAAATTAACTAAGAGAACTGTATATGGATATCCTGAAAGGAGAACAGAAGTGGCTTAAAGAGGTAATGCAATGAGCTAATGGAGAGGAATAGGGAAGGGAGGTGAGGCATATATATAGGGAGGCAAAGAGGAGAAGGAAAAGGTGGCAACATCTGAGATAGCATCGGATTCTTCCCTTGGACGTGGAGACCTAAGTTAAGCACCGACCAGATCACGAAGTTAAAAAGCAGCACACCACCTTAAGCTAATTAAGATCTAAGTCAGTCCTTTATAGATTAAATCTTTAGTAGCTTTGGCTTCTGCTATGGTGTATCACATAGTTTATCAAGGTGCCAGTCCCTATGACTCACTGTACGTTGTCCCACTTTTAAAAAGAACCAGTCGGTGGCAAATGCCTCGTAAAGGAGGAGATCAGGGAGGACATGTCTTTCCCGGTAGGGATGTGGTCTGGTTTATTGGCAGACTGAATTTTGATTACAAGTACTTCAGGAAACCACAGCATAGCTACGA
The sequence above is a segment of the Elaeis guineensis isolate ETL-2024a chromosome 7, EG11, whole genome shotgun sequence genome. Coding sequences within it:
- the LOC105049014 gene encoding HVA22-like protein e, whose translation is MGSFWTFLTHLHSLAGPTIMLLYPLYASVRAIESPSKLDDEQWLAYWILYSFLTLMEMVAEPVLYWVPIWYQIKVVLVAWLVLPQFRGASFIYERFVREQLRKYGAQIGTNGVHSSPKKGEKESH